One Xylanibacillus composti genomic region harbors:
- a CDS encoding class I SAM-dependent methyltransferase, giving the protein MQVSSGLFDRVYHAVYDDVSGYTAEAIATCLQNGGLDFQQGFTLEEAWSGLRCLPDFQLHVEWALFFLRQQGYLVQRGGCWLGAQRKRYAFGDGRNVQIQPSLNLIDYVAAHWLDVIQGRSNSLHVLFGPEGAPLWEHYFSNSHDLYAVHNQWAAECLADRMKADQAQAPEVLELGTGYGSASMALLAECMLRAQPVGRCVLTDISAALANRARKRLAASYPAARLDAGKLDLNADYPDWAEAFDYIFAVNVAHCAQDIVAALNRLRSCLKPGGTLLLSECMRQDHTRLLHQEFIFSLLPNFAPIRRGDSDAPCFGFWSGADWHAFMESAGYRSIQVIENEGRQILGGLIIGS; this is encoded by the coding sequence ATACGGCCGAAGCGATCGCGACCTGCCTGCAAAACGGCGGACTCGACTTTCAGCAGGGTTTTACCCTGGAGGAGGCCTGGAGCGGGCTGCGCTGCTTGCCGGATTTCCAGCTGCATGTCGAGTGGGCGCTGTTTTTCCTGCGGCAGCAAGGCTACTTGGTCCAGCGGGGCGGCTGCTGGCTCGGCGCGCAGCGCAAGCGCTATGCGTTCGGCGACGGCCGGAATGTGCAAATCCAGCCTTCCCTGAACCTGATTGACTATGTTGCAGCCCATTGGCTGGATGTGATTCAGGGCCGGTCGAACAGTCTGCATGTGCTGTTCGGTCCGGAAGGTGCCCCGTTGTGGGAGCATTATTTCAGCAATAGCCATGATTTATACGCGGTACATAATCAATGGGCTGCGGAGTGCTTGGCTGACCGCATGAAGGCAGATCAAGCGCAGGCGCCGGAGGTGTTGGAGCTGGGCACCGGATACGGCTCCGCCTCGATGGCGCTGCTGGCTGAATGCATGCTGCGCGCGCAACCGGTCGGACGATGCGTCTTGACCGATATTAGCGCCGCACTGGCGAACAGGGCAAGGAAACGGCTGGCCGCATCGTACCCGGCTGCTCGATTGGACGCAGGCAAGCTTGACCTGAATGCGGACTATCCGGATTGGGCGGAAGCGTTTGACTACATCTTCGCCGTCAATGTGGCGCACTGCGCGCAAGATATCGTGGCTGCTCTGAACCGGCTGCGCAGCTGCCTGAAGCCCGGCGGCACCTTGCTGCTGTCGGAATGCATGCGCCAGGATCACACCCGTTTGCTCCACCAAGAGTTCATCTTCTCGCTGCTTCCGAACTTTGCCCCGATCCGCAGGGGGGACAGCGATGCGCCATGCTTTGGCTTCTGGAGCGGTGCGGATTGGCACGCATTTATGGAATCGGCGGGCTATCGCTCGATCCAGGTGATAGAGAATGAGGGACGGCAAATATTGGGCGGCTTGATTATCGGGAGCTGA